One genomic window of Diospyros lotus cultivar Yz01 chromosome 8, ASM1463336v1, whole genome shotgun sequence includes the following:
- the LOC127808736 gene encoding transcriptional corepressor LEUNIG_HOMOLOG-like produces the protein MNTTSSKLQENLTAHYMSEQDGFSFKEIHRLHSSKDGIVCCHFSSDGRFLAAAGHERKIHLWSMKGCDCITIGELHSDLITDIRFRPCSDIFATSSFDRTVKMWHANGIKQLFQFVGHTGKVTSIDFDPVNPDYFCSCDSTDEIRQWSISISSSRSVYKGASRQVRFQPLTGGLLASASGNTINLFDVKTDKLIFSFEGHVNEVHSICWDKSGAYVASVSEDSARIWSLASNGKCIHVLNSQGNRFGTGIFHPDHPLLLVVGSYQALQLWNPTTSDGTMSVTAHEDVISALADCRETGVVASAGKDEFVKIWK, from the exons ATGAACACTACATCCAGCAAATTGCAAGAGAACTTGACCGCTCACTACATGAGTGAACAAGATG GGTTCTCTTTTAAAGAGATCCATCGTCTTCATTCAAGCAAAGATGGCATCGTTTGCTGCCATTTTTCATCAGATGGGAGGTTCCTAGCAGCTGCTGGTCATGAAAGAAAG ATCCATCTTTGGAGCATGAAAGGATGTGATTGCATTACCATTGGAGAACTGCATTCGGATCTCATCACTGACATTCGGTTTAGACCTTGTTCAGATATTTTTGCCACATCTTCCTTTGACAGGACAGTAAAAATGTGGCATGCAAATGGA ATAAAACAACTTTTTCAGTTTGTTGGGCATACTGGAAAAGTAACTTCAATTGATTTCGACCCGGTAAATCCAGATTATTTCTGTTCCTGTGATAGTACTGATGAGATTCGCCAGTGGAGCATCAGCATAAGTAGTTCCAGGAGTGTCTATAAG GGAGCAAGTAGACAAGTTAGATTCCAGCCTTTAACTGGGGGCCTTTTGGCTTCTGCGTCGGGAAATACAATCAACTTGTTTGATGTGAAGACTGACAAACTCATATTCAGCTTCGAG GGACATGTCAATGAAGTCCATTCAATTTGCTGGGATAAAAGTGGGGCGTATGTGGCATCTGTCAGTGAAGACAGTGCACGGATATGGTCCCTTGCATCGAATGGAAAATGCATCCACGTATTGAATTCTCAGGGAAATAGGTTTGGAACAGGCATTTTCCATCCTGATCATCCTCTCCTCTTGGTTGTTGGGTCTTACCAG GCACTTCAACTGTGGAATCCAACCACGAGCGACGGGACTATGTCTGTCACTGCACACGAGGATGTAATTTCTGCACTGGCAGACTGTCGCGAGACTGGAGTGGTTGCCTCAGCTGGTAAAGACGAATTTgtgaaaatatggaaatga